In Thermincola ferriacetica, a genomic segment contains:
- a CDS encoding transposase translates to MIDIKTLKKRKCWTAQAQMEVVFKSLKGQETVAKLCRRVGISRSMYYRWKRDFLTHGLVDLKHGL, encoded by the coding sequence ATGATAGATATCAAAACACTTAAGAAACGTAAGTGTTGGACCGCCCAAGCCCAAATGGAAGTTGTCTTTAAAAGCCTGAAGGGTCAGGAAACCGTGGCCAAGTTGTGTAGAAGAGTAGGTATAAGCCGGTCGATGTATTACAGGTGGAAAAGAGATTTTTTAACTCATGGGCTCGTTGACCTGAAACATGGTCTGTAA